A section of the Campylobacter lanienae NCTC 13004 genome encodes:
- a CDS encoding tRNA dihydrouridine synthase → MIDFSSKPLFLAPLAGFSDLPLRTLAKRFGCDCTISEMISSNALVYENDKTISMLEKSPLETPYIIQIAGSQKDIIAKAVDILNKFDGIDGIDLNCGCPVPKVIKQNAGSALLNDPKLLCNLIEIIKTKSNKRYTSVKIRLGFNTKMAHEIARDLANAGADFICVHGRTRAGGYSAPVDYEAIAKIKASTTIPVIANGDINLDNYQKVLEITGCDGLMIGRASIGSPWIFKEIKDSQSLNLAQKKEIIKEHFELMLKTYSEHAVGIFRKHLHEYSKGLSGASEFRSSINQIHSPDDMRAEIERFFDPCKAIY, encoded by the coding sequence ATGATAGATTTTAGCTCTAAGCCACTTTTTTTAGCTCCATTAGCTGGTTTTTCCGATCTGCCACTTCGCACCTTAGCCAAGAGATTTGGGTGCGATTGTACTATTAGTGAGATGATTAGCTCAAATGCCCTTGTATATGAAAATGACAAGACCATATCAATGCTTGAAAAATCCCCCCTAGAAACGCCCTATATCATTCAAATTGCCGGAAGTCAAAAGGATATAATAGCCAAAGCTGTGGATATTTTAAACAAATTTGATGGGATAGATGGAATCGATTTAAACTGCGGCTGCCCCGTACCAAAGGTAATCAAGCAAAACGCCGGCTCAGCTCTTTTAAACGATCCTAAGCTACTTTGTAATCTCATAGAAATCATCAAAACCAAATCCAACAAACGCTACACTTCAGTGAAAATTCGCCTAGGATTTAATACCAAAATGGCTCACGAAATCGCAAGAGATCTAGCAAATGCTGGGGCTGACTTTATCTGCGTTCATGGTCGCACAAGAGCCGGCGGATATAGCGCGCCAGTAGATTATGAAGCCATAGCCAAGATCAAAGCCTCTACCACAATTCCAGTCATTGCTAATGGCGATATAAATTTGGATAATTATCAAAAAGTTTTAGAGATAACTGGCTGCGATGGACTCATGATTGGTCGTGCTAGTATCGGCTCTCCATGGATTTTTAAAGAGATCAAAGATAGCCAAAGTTTAAATTTAGCTCAAAAAAAAGAGATCATCAAAGAACATTTTGAATTAATGCTAAAGACATATAGCGAGCATGCTGTTGGCATATTCCGCAAGCACTTACACGAATACTCCAAAGGCTTAAGCGGCGCTAGTGAATTTAGATCTAGTATCAACCAAATTCACTCACCAGATGATATGAGAGCCGAAATTGAGCGATTTTTTGATCCATGCAAGGCTATATATTAA